In Desulfosudis oleivorans Hxd3, the DNA window ACGATTTCTGGATCATCGCCCATATATTAAGCGGCGAGATCATGCTGATAGCCGTTCCCTTTACCAAGCTTTCCCACTTCCTGCTCTTTTTCCTGTCCCGGGCACAGCTTGGCATGGATTTCGGCATTAAGCGCGGCGGAATGAAAGGCAAAGGGTTCGCCTGGTAGGCGCTTCCCTGGACACGAAACAGAGCAACTGTTTGAGCAATAAGGATAGACGATTATGCCTGAAGGAACACTGTGCAACCGCAAAATGGTCAACGAGAAGGAGTTTCTCTCCGCGCTCCTGGCGGACAAGCAGGGCAAGCAGTACTACGCGGAACTGAACGAACTGGATGTGGACCACAAGAAGCTGGTCGATACCCTGTCCAAGACCCTTAAATCCCGCACGAAAACATGGCTTGAAATCTGCGCCCACTGCGGTATGTGCGCCGACAGCTGTTTTTTCTACCTGGCCAACAAAAAGGATCCGGAGCAGGTCCCCTCCTACAAGATTCAGTCCACCCTGGGCCGGCTGGTCAAGGCCCCTCACAAGGCGGACAACGCCTTCATGCAGTACTGCATGGACACGGCCTGGGGCAAATGCACCTGTTGCAACCGGTGCGGCTCTTACTGCCCCTTCGGCATCGACATGGGGGTCATGTTCAGCTACCTGCGGGGCCTGCTCTTCTCTCAGGGCTTTGTTCCCTGGGAACTCAAGATCGGTTCCGGCATGCACCGCATCTACCAGGCACAGATGGATGTCACGTCCGAAGACTGGGTCGAAACCTGCGAATGGATGGCCGAAGAGAGCGAGGAAGAGTACCCGGGCCTGGAAATCCCCATCGACAAGGAGGGGGCCGACATCATGTACACGGTCAACGCCCGGGAGCCCAAGCACTACCCCCAGGACATCGCCGAGGCGGCCATGCTCTTTCACATTGCCGGTGAAAACTGGACCGTGCCCAGCCGAGGATGGGAAGAGACCAGCCTGGCCATGTTCGCCGGCGACTGGGAGGCCTGCAAGATGCAGGTGGAGTCGGTGTACGCGGCCATGGACCGGCTCAAGCCCAAGCGCATGGTGGTCACCGAGTGCGGCCATGCCTATCGGGCCACGGTAATTGAAGGTCCCTACTGGGCCGGCCTTGCCTCGGGCAAGACCCCGGTGGAAAGCCTTCACTACGTGGAGTGGGTGGCCGAGGCCCTGCGTACCGGCAAACTCAAGATCGACCCGGCCAAAAAAATCAAGGAACCGGTAACCTACCAGGACTCCTGCAACTATATCCGAAACGCGGGCCTGCGCGATATCCCCAGAGAGATCATGAGCTACATCGCCGAGGATTTCCGGGAGATGAAGCCCTGCAAGGAGCACAACTTCTGCTGCGGCGGCGGCGGTGGCATGAACGGCCTGGGCCGCTACCGGGAGCAGCGCAATATCGGCCTGAAGGTCAAGCGGGATCAGATTCTGGCCACCGGCGCCAAGCTGGTGATCTCGCCGTGCCACAACTGCTGGGACGCCATCCGGGATATGGAAGAGGTCTACCGGATCGGCATCCGCTGGAGTTTTTTAAAGCCACTGCTGCTGGACATGGTGATCGTGCCGGAGCACCTGCGGGCCGAGGAGTAATGCAGGACAGCCTTCGGACCGGAAGGCGGCAGACCGGCAGTGCAACACAGAAAACGGTTTGATACAGGGGTGACATTCATGTTTAAAAAAATCTTGTTTGCGACAACCGCTTCCCCGGCATGCGACCACGCGGCCCGGGTAGCCTTTGACATGGCCGGCCGGTACCCGTCGGACCTGACCGTGCTGCATGTGCTGGGCGTTCCCTCCAGGGGATTCGGCCAGTATGTGACGGATGTGCGGACCGGTGAGCAGCTGGTGCCCGACGAGGACTATATCGCATGGGTGAAGGAGGAGATGAAAACCACCTATGCCGAACAGCTGAAACAGTGTCCTGAATGCACCATGGAAGCGGTGGCCGGCATTCCCCATACCGAGATTCTGCGGTTTGCCCGTAAAACCGACGCCGATCTGCTCATTCTGGGGGGCCACACAAAAGACCGGGAAAACGAGGGCTACACATACCGAAACATGGCCGGCAGCACGTTGCAGTCCGTGGCCCGCAGCGCCCGGTGCCCGGTACTGGTGGTCTCCCGGCCGGCGGCCTCCTTCTGGGGCGGATTCTCCAACATCGTTCTGGGCACCGATTTTTCAAAGGCGGCGGAACACGCCTTCCGTTTCGCCCTGTCGGCGGCCAGACAGCTTGACTGCCGGCTTCACCTCTTTCACGCCCTGGACATCAGCGGCATGCATGCCGGCAAGGTGCTGGAACAGGATGAGATTGAAGACCGACTCCGCGACAGCCTGAACACCATCCGGCGCAAGTACGTATCCCAGATGAAAGACTTTAAAAACTATGAAATCGACGCGTGGGAAGGCGTTCCCTACGTGGAAATTGTCAAGTACGCCCGTGAAAAATTCGCCGACCTGATCGTGATGGCCCATCACACCGGCTCACGGGACGCGGAAAACAGCGCACTGGGCAGCACCATGGAGCAGGTTGTGCTGCGCGCCACCTGCCCGGTAATCAGTGTCAACCACCCGGACAAGGTGTCACAGGACGCATAGGCAGTAAAAATCTTGAAAAGAGAGGTGTCACATGGCGAAAAAAATTCTGATCGTCGACGATGATCCCAACATCACCAGTTACCTGACCGAGTTTTTTGCAGACAATGGTTATGCCACCTGTGCGGCCTCGGACGGCCGGGAGGCCCTGGATGTGGCCAAAAAGGAAAAACCCGATCTGATCACCCTGGACCTGGAAATGCCCGATGAATGGGGGCCCCGTTTCTACCGCAGGATGTCCCAGGACCCGGAGATCAAGAACACGCCGGTCATTGTGATCAGCGGCCTGTCCGGCAATCAGTATGCCATTCAAAAGGCCGTGGCCAGTATCAGCAAACCCTTTGACCGGGATGAACTGATCAAAATCGTCAGGGACGCCATTGGTGATGCAAAATGACGCAGCATCCGGGTCTGTTGCCGCGGTTGATATAAACGGCACCATCGGCGGCATCGTGGGTTCGCTGGTACTGGCCGAGCCCGAGGCCGACCTGCGGGACGCCCTTGAGATACACCTCACCCGACTGGGCCTGCATGTACACAAGGCGGGCAACGGGCAGGCGGCCCTGAACCTTCTCAAGGAGCAAGGACCCTCTTTTCTGCTGGCCAACGCCAGGCTGCCGGACATGAGCGGCATCGACCTGCTTCGCCTGAGCCAGGCGGTCTCCCCGAACACCGCCGTGATCATCATGGGAGACCCCGCGGACCGGAAATCCGCCCTGGCCGCCCTTCGGCTCAAGGCCACCGACTATATTCACATTCCGGTGGAAAGCGAGCACCTGGAAGTGGCCCTGACGCGGGCCGCTCACTGGCGGACCACGCGCGTCAAGATTCAGCACTACGTGGAGCAGCTGGAGGCCCTGCACCAGACCAAGGTGCTCTTTCAACAGCTGTTTGATGAAGTCCCCTGTTATATCTCGATTCAGGACAAGCATTTTCGTCTCACCGGCGCCAACCGACGTTTCAAGGAGGATTTCGGCGACACCATCGGTTCCATCTGCTACGAGGTCTATAAACACCGCAGCGAGCCGTGCCGGGACTGCCCGGTGATGGGCACCTTTGAGGACGGCCAGCCCCGGCAGACCGAAGAGGTGGTCACCAGCAAATCCGGCGAAAAGATCAATGTGCTGACCTGGACCGCGCCCATTCATGACGCCGCGGGCCAGATCACCCAGGTGATGGAGATGGCCACCGACATCACCCAGATTCGCAAACTGCAGAGCCGGCTGACATCCATCGGCCTGCTGATGAGCTCAATCTCCCACAGCATCAAGGGGCTTCTCACAGCCCTGGACGGCGCCATCTACCGGCTGGATTCAGGCCTTGAAAAGCAGGACATGGACAGGGTGCGCGACGGCGCCGACCGGGTCAAGGAGATGGTGGCCCAGATTCGCAAGATGGTGCTCAATGTGCTTTACTACACCAAGGAGCGCCAGCTGAACTGGGCACGCATCAATGTACGGGACTTTACCCGGGACGTGGTCTCCATCATCGGGCCCAAGGCGGAGGCCGCCGGCGTGACCTTTACGCACAACCTGAGCAGCGGCCTGGGGGCCTTTGAGGTGGACCCCGGCGCCCTGCGCTCGGCCCTGATCAACATTCTTGAAAACTGCATCGACGCCTGTGTGGATGACAAAAGCGGCAACGACAGGAAGCATGAGGTGACCCTGAAGGTGACGGACCGGGACGACCATGTCGTGTATGAAATCCAGGATAACGGCGTGGGCATGGACCAGGAGACCCGGGAAAAGATGTTTACCCTCTTTTTCTCCTCCAAGGGAAGCCGGGGCACCGGCCTGGGCATGTTCGTGGCCGACCAGATCATCGGCCAGCACGGCGGCAGCATTGATGTGGACTCGGAACCCGGCAGCGGGTCGACCTTTACGGTGCGCCTGCCCAGGATCCTGCCCCAGGAGATTCGCCAGCCGGCCGATGCGGATACCGGCGAACCGGACCATGCCTCCCATACAGAATAGAACAAAAAATAAAACAAGTGTCCATCCATCGGCTATGGGGACACGAAAAAGGTTTTCAATCCAGAAATGAGAATTTTTTCGTAAGGTCAAGGAAAACAAGGGTTGACGCGGAGGCGTACTGCTGTACGCCGCACAAGGAAGCCCG includes these proteins:
- the hmcF gene encoding sulfate respiration complex iron-sulfur protein HmcF, whose protein sequence is MPEGTLCNRKMVNEKEFLSALLADKQGKQYYAELNELDVDHKKLVDTLSKTLKSRTKTWLEICAHCGMCADSCFFYLANKKDPEQVPSYKIQSTLGRLVKAPHKADNAFMQYCMDTAWGKCTCCNRCGSYCPFGIDMGVMFSYLRGLLFSQGFVPWELKIGSGMHRIYQAQMDVTSEDWVETCEWMAEESEEEYPGLEIPIDKEGADIMYTVNAREPKHYPQDIAEAAMLFHIAGENWTVPSRGWEETSLAMFAGDWEACKMQVESVYAAMDRLKPKRMVVTECGHAYRATVIEGPYWAGLASGKTPVESLHYVEWVAEALRTGKLKIDPAKKIKEPVTYQDSCNYIRNAGLRDIPREIMSYIAEDFREMKPCKEHNFCCGGGGGMNGLGRYREQRNIGLKVKRDQILATGAKLVISPCHNCWDAIRDMEEVYRIGIRWSFLKPLLLDMVIVPEHLRAEE
- a CDS encoding universal stress protein yields the protein MFKKILFATTASPACDHAARVAFDMAGRYPSDLTVLHVLGVPSRGFGQYVTDVRTGEQLVPDEDYIAWVKEEMKTTYAEQLKQCPECTMEAVAGIPHTEILRFARKTDADLLILGGHTKDRENEGYTYRNMAGSTLQSVARSARCPVLVVSRPAASFWGGFSNIVLGTDFSKAAEHAFRFALSAARQLDCRLHLFHALDISGMHAGKVLEQDEIEDRLRDSLNTIRRKYVSQMKDFKNYEIDAWEGVPYVEIVKYAREKFADLIVMAHHTGSRDAENSALGSTMEQVVLRATCPVISVNHPDKVSQDA
- the divK gene encoding DVU0259 family response regulator domain-containing protein, which produces MAKKILIVDDDPNITSYLTEFFADNGYATCAASDGREALDVAKKEKPDLITLDLEMPDEWGPRFYRRMSQDPEIKNTPVIVISGLSGNQYAIQKAVASISKPFDRDELIKIVRDAIGDAK
- a CDS encoding hybrid sensor histidine kinase/response regulator, with amino-acid sequence MQNDAASGSVAAVDINGTIGGIVGSLVLAEPEADLRDALEIHLTRLGLHVHKAGNGQAALNLLKEQGPSFLLANARLPDMSGIDLLRLSQAVSPNTAVIIMGDPADRKSALAALRLKATDYIHIPVESEHLEVALTRAAHWRTTRVKIQHYVEQLEALHQTKVLFQQLFDEVPCYISIQDKHFRLTGANRRFKEDFGDTIGSICYEVYKHRSEPCRDCPVMGTFEDGQPRQTEEVVTSKSGEKINVLTWTAPIHDAAGQITQVMEMATDITQIRKLQSRLTSIGLLMSSISHSIKGLLTALDGAIYRLDSGLEKQDMDRVRDGADRVKEMVAQIRKMVLNVLYYTKERQLNWARINVRDFTRDVVSIIGPKAEAAGVTFTHNLSSGLGAFEVDPGALRSALINILENCIDACVDDKSGNDRKHEVTLKVTDRDDHVVYEIQDNGVGMDQETREKMFTLFFSSKGSRGTGLGMFVADQIIGQHGGSIDVDSEPGSGSTFTVRLPRILPQEIRQPADADTGEPDHASHTE